A genomic segment from Athene noctua unplaced genomic scaffold, bAthNoc1.hap1.1 HAP1_HAP1_scaffold_34, whole genome shotgun sequence encodes:
- the LOC141974171 gene encoding olfactory receptor 14J1-like, translating into MSNGSSVTGFLLLAFADRRELQLLHFWLFLGISLAALLGNGLIITAIACDHRLHTPMYFFLLNLSLLDLGSLSTTLPKAMANSLWHNRHISYLGCAAQLFFFVFFFGAEFSLLTIMAYDRYVAICNPLHYGTLLGSRACAHMAAAAWGSGFLYALLHTASTFSLPLCKGNTLGQFFCEIPQILKLSCSHSYLREVGLIVVGVCLAFGCFVFIVVSYVQIFRAVLRIPSEQGRHKAFSTCLPHLAVVSLFVSTGTFAHLKPPSISSPALDLVVSFLYSVVPPTLNPLIYSMRNQDLTDALRKLVARWYSEAINCSSSS; encoded by the coding sequence atgtccaacggcagctccgtcaccgggttcctcctcctggcattcgcagacagacgggagctgcagctcctgcacttctggctcttcctgggcatctccctggctgccctcctgggcaacggcctcatcatcaccgccatcgcctgtgaccaccgcctgcacacccccatgtacttcttccttctcaacctctccctcctcgacctgggctccctctccaccactctccccaaagccatggccaactccctctggcacaacaggcacatctcctacctCGGATGTGCTGCCCAgctatttttctttgtcttcttttttggagcagagttttctctcctcaccatcatggcctacgaccgctacgttgccatctgcaaccccctgcactacgggaccctcctgggcagcagagcttgtgcccacatggcagcagctgcctggggctctgggTTTCTCTATGCTCTGCTGCACACAGccagcacattttcactgccactctgcaaaggcaacaccctgggccagttcttctgtgaaatcccccagatcctcaagctctcctgctcacactcctacctcagggaagttgggcttatcgtGGTTGGtgtctgtttggcttttgggtgttttgttttcattgtggtgtcttatgtgcagatcttcagggccgtgctgaggatcccctctgagcagggacggcacaaagccttttccacgtgcctccctcacctggccgtggtctccctctttgtcaGCACAGGCACATTTGCCCACCTGAAGCCCCCCTCCatctcttccccagccctggacctggtggtgtcatttctgtactcggtggtgcccccaacactgaaccccctcatctacagcatgaggaaccaggatcTCACtgatgccctgaggaaactggtaGCCAGATGGTATTCTGAAGCAATAAACTGCTCATCTTCTTCATAG